A region of Photobacterium sanguinicancri DNA encodes the following proteins:
- a CDS encoding DNA polymerase II yields the protein MHSYSSGFVLTRQSRDSQGQTEIILWVKTDQGPVRLVIRGDRPVCFIPAQYKTHAQQLLRQAQINTTWRDVQLSSFEHQPMGACYCDTLRDSHQIPLILVAQNIACYEADIRLADRFLMERFIRGGIVFTGKPITKGGYVEFQQAKAKAGEYQPEFSMVSLDIECSEKGILYSVGLHSERDSRVIMVGKPQQIEHADQPDWIQWVDDEKALLLALEVWFQQYDPDIVIGWSVVDFDFRLLLKRAEWHNLSLRIGRGKQTPHWRQSSNNNQQGFISIPGRVVLDGIDALKTATYNFRSWSLESVSQELLGEGKSIHNVHDRMAEINHMFKHDKLSLARYNLQDCKLVTRIFEHTHLLDFAIERSRLTGVELDRVGGSVAAFTNLYLPQLHRAGYVAPNLESENWIASPGGYVMDSKPGLYDSVLVLDFKSLYPSIIRSFRIDPMGLVEGLLLEEGKADNQAIAGFRGGQFHREKHFLPEMIEALWTARDKAKLDGEKAFSQAIKIIMNSFYGVLGSSGCRFFDHRLASSITMRGHEIMKLTRELIEQQGFEVIYGDTDSTFVSLKSAHSAVAADKIGHALVKHINAWWTEHLAQEYGLSSALEIEYETHYHKFLMPTIRGQETGSKKRYAGLIERNGQQEIIFKGLETVRTDWTVLAQEFQQALYHKVFHNEDVDEYIRDYVERANSGEFDHKLVYRKRLRRKLSEYQKNVPPHVRAARQADAINKKLGRPLQYQHGGWIEYIITLNGPEPKEALQSTIDYQHYIDKQLKPVADGILPFIGTSFEELIAPQMGLF from the coding sequence TTGCATTCATATTCCTCTGGGTTTGTATTAACCCGACAAAGTCGAGACTCTCAGGGTCAAACAGAAATCATTCTTTGGGTGAAGACAGATCAAGGACCAGTGCGGCTTGTTATTCGTGGTGATAGACCCGTTTGCTTTATTCCCGCTCAATACAAAACGCATGCACAGCAGTTATTACGACAAGCACAGATAAATACGACATGGCGTGATGTTCAATTATCGTCCTTTGAACATCAGCCTATGGGGGCATGCTATTGCGATACGTTACGCGATAGCCATCAGATCCCATTAATACTGGTAGCACAAAATATTGCCTGTTATGAAGCAGATATACGTTTAGCTGATCGCTTTTTAATGGAGCGCTTTATCCGCGGTGGTATTGTTTTTACAGGTAAGCCCATCACGAAAGGTGGATATGTCGAATTTCAGCAAGCGAAAGCAAAAGCAGGGGAATACCAACCTGAATTTTCGATGGTCTCACTCGACATTGAATGCTCTGAAAAAGGCATTCTCTATTCTGTTGGGTTACACAGCGAACGTGATAGTCGCGTTATCATGGTGGGTAAACCGCAACAAATAGAGCATGCTGATCAGCCTGATTGGATCCAATGGGTCGATGATGAGAAAGCCCTGTTACTCGCACTAGAAGTTTGGTTTCAACAGTATGATCCCGATATCGTGATTGGCTGGAGTGTGGTGGATTTTGATTTTCGTCTTTTGTTAAAGCGGGCGGAATGGCATAACTTGTCGTTACGGATTGGTAGGGGAAAGCAAACACCGCATTGGCGACAATCAAGTAATAATAACCAGCAGGGTTTTATCTCGATTCCGGGCCGTGTGGTGTTAGATGGTATTGATGCCTTAAAAACGGCAACGTACAACTTCCGATCTTGGTCACTTGAATCTGTTTCACAAGAGCTGCTAGGTGAAGGAAAGTCGATCCATAATGTGCATGATCGTATGGCTGAAATTAACCATATGTTCAAGCACGACAAGCTGTCACTTGCGCGGTATAACCTACAAGATTGTAAACTTGTCACCCGTATTTTTGAACACACTCATCTACTGGATTTTGCGATTGAACGTTCACGTTTGACTGGTGTTGAACTTGATCGTGTTGGTGGCTCTGTCGCGGCATTTACTAACTTATACTTACCTCAGCTCCATCGTGCTGGCTATGTCGCGCCTAATTTAGAAAGCGAAAATTGGATCGCAAGCCCTGGTGGCTATGTGATGGATTCTAAACCTGGTTTATATGATTCGGTACTGGTCCTTGATTTTAAGTCGCTATATCCATCCATTATTCGTTCTTTTCGGATTGATCCTATGGGGCTGGTGGAAGGTTTATTGCTGGAAGAAGGCAAGGCGGATAATCAAGCTATTGCAGGGTTTCGTGGTGGGCAATTTCACCGTGAAAAACACTTCTTACCCGAGATGATAGAAGCATTATGGACTGCGCGTGATAAAGCAAAGTTAGATGGCGAGAAAGCCTTTTCGCAGGCCATTAAAATTATCATGAATTCCTTTTATGGCGTACTAGGATCGTCAGGTTGTCGGTTTTTTGATCATCGCTTAGCGTCATCAATCACGATGCGCGGGCATGAAATTATGAAACTAACGCGTGAATTGATTGAGCAACAAGGTTTTGAAGTTATTTATGGTGATACAGATTCAACATTTGTTTCTTTAAAGTCTGCTCATAGTGCGGTAGCTGCGGATAAAATTGGCCATGCGTTGGTTAAACATATCAATGCTTGGTGGACAGAGCACTTAGCCCAAGAATACGGTTTGTCGTCTGCGTTAGAGATTGAATACGAAACGCATTACCATAAGTTCTTGATGCCAACGATAAGAGGGCAAGAAACGGGCAGTAAAAAGCGTTATGCCGGGCTAATTGAGCGCAATGGCCAACAAGAGATCATCTTTAAAGGGCTAGAGACAGTTAGAACAGACTGGACGGTGCTAGCACAAGAGTTTCAGCAGGCGCTTTACCACAAGGTTTTCCATAATGAAGACGTAGACGAATACATCCGTGATTATGTAGAACGCGCAAATAGTGGTGAGTTTGATCATAAGTTAGTGTATCGCAAACGGCTGCGTCGTAAGTTGTCAGAATATCAAAAAAATGTTCCACCGCATGTGCGTGCAGCTCGGCAAGCCGATGCAATAAATAAAAAACTTGGACGGCCTTTGCAATACCAGCATGGTGGTTGGATTGAGTATATCATTACACTAAATGGCCCAGAGCCGAAAGAAGCACTGCAAAGTACTATCGATTATCAGCATTATATAGACAAGCAATTGAAGCCTGTAGCAGATGGTATATTGCCGTTTATTGGAACGAGCTTTGAAGAGTTAATAGCCCCACAGATGGGCTTGTTTTAG